The Nostoc cf. commune SO-36 genomic sequence TGGCGGTTGCGTGACAGTTCTACATGGATTTGCTGTATCTGATTGTAAAACATCGCCAAAACGGTTGAGTTGGGATAAGTCTAGCAATACTGTTTTCTCTGTTGCTGGCAAAACTTTAGAATTTGGTGGAACTGAGGTAGTTACGGCTGGTTTATTAGTATTAGCTGGAGTTTGTGTACTTTTATTGGCACAGACTCGCATAGATACTAAAAAATCTCCCGAAGTAATATTGGGGTTTGATTTTTTCTCAATAACTTCTAAAAAAGTCCCACGGGGAAGTGATTGGTTGTTTCCCAAGGAGATTTCATTGTTGGTTTTAATTACCCAACCAGGAGACAAGTTAGCAAGCGATCGCGGTGCGGGTGTCGCTTCGATGATAGGATTTTGAGTTTGTAATGGATTGGAAAAAACTGGAAATCGCCATGATTGCGATCGCAGTTGCCTCACGTACCATCCTAAAGAACCTGCTGCTACCACAAATATTAACGGAACTATCCACTGTAGCGGTAATTGGCGAGCTTTGACAGGCTCAGTGTCTGGAATCACCTGAGTTTTATGGTTTGGGCTACCTAAAAGTGTCGCATCTGTCGCTTTAGATGCTAAATTAACACTTTTGGCAGAATAACTCTCTGGAATCACTGCTTTGATCGTGATTTCTGGTTCCCAGTATTGGACTTGATAGTGAACTAAAGCGATGGTGACATTATCGTGTCCATTTTTAGTATTAGCGATTTCGATTAATCTATCGGCAACAGTTGCTATATTTGCTTCTCCACGCAGAATTGGTAAGATTTCTGTTTCCCAGTACTCCTCCACCCGATCAAAATCACTTAAACCATCGGAGGTGAGCAGAAAAACTGCATCTTCATCGAGCATAAATCGTCCCGATGTCGGATGCAATGAATTGCTAGGCCCCATGCCCAAAGCCTGGACGAGAGAGCCAGCAGCACTCTGTTGCACAGCTTCGCGGTAAATAGCATAACCTAGCCGCACTTCGCGGGAAGCGACATTATCATCAAGGGTAACTTGATAACAGCCGTGGCGTGTAATCCAGTAAGCACGACTATCGCCAACGTGGGTAATGTACATTTCATGAGCAACAGGCAATGCCATAACTAAAGTTGTGCCCATACGCTGCCGCCCTTGGCGATTTTCACCGTCATTGCGCTGACTAATTTTGTCATTGGCAATTGCCACTGCTTTTTCTAGATCACTAAGCAGTAGTGAGGGGTCTATGTGATCGTAAGGAACTTTTGTTAGTTGCTGTACCTGCTGCTGGATCGTTTCAATGGCTAAATTTGAGGCGACATTGCCGCCCTCGTGGCCACCGATGCCATCACAGACAATTGCCAAGGCTGTTGGCTGGGGTGGTTTGCTTACCAAAGTCCCACTGGGTGGACTACAGGCATCTTCGTTACGTTGGCGACTTGGCCCGGTGTCGGTTTTGGTGATAATTTGGATCGTAGGCGTTTGCGATCGCCCTAACCCAGCCAGTCCCTGGTCTAAAACTGCGATTAATTGCTCGGTTGAGTGAATTTCTCCCTGAATCAACGAACGGCTAACCTCATTAACAAATTCCGTTATTGCTGGTTTGGCTTCATGTACTAACTGTTGCCAAAATTCACCTAATTGGGGCAATTCTGGTGATCTTTCATCGTCGAAACGCAAATCCAACAAACGTACTAATGAGCCTTCTACCCGCAATACATAAGAGTCAAGTAAGCTGGAGGCGACACCTTCACTTGTAAGAGGTTGCCACAGATGAGCTATTTGCCATAACCAATTGAGTTGGCGCATCGATGTTGCATCACGCCAAGCGGTGGTTAACTCGCTGCACAAACTCACTTGCTGGATTGTGTTATTTACTAATATTGGCGGTTTTTCTAAGAGTAATACTTCTCGATGGGAGGGCCCGTCAGTTAGAAAAAGCACTCCATATACCTGCGGTACGTGTAAGCGGTAGGGAATGAGTCTCAGGTAAGCTCTTAGAGGCTGTAAATTATCTAACTCAAGGGTTAGGGCTAATAAACCAGGCTTCGTATCTAAAAGAACAAATTTATCAACAACTAGATAGCGATCGGCTAATATTTCTCCAGGGCTACCCAAACTTGGGCTATCTACCACAGCCCAGAGGTAATTTTTGGGTAGGGGCGTGGAACATTGCTGGCAAAACTTATTAGTCAGGGGGTTGGGAGCCTGACAATTTTCGTCTGGACAGTAGATTGCCGCGTCATTTTCCATAGTTTTCGCACCGATCAGCGATTGGCAATTTCTTTAATAACATTAGTAGGGATAATCTAGACCGCTCATCTTTCTTAAACTTGACATACCCAGAGTTTAGATGATGATTTTAGCTGGCGGATATAAGCAGGTGCTAATACTTACTTATCCAAAGAATACGCCCCCAAGTCAACCCTACAGCCTCATCATAGCTTTTATTGCTCTGTGACTCTTCATCGCCAAAGCAACTAACTCCAACTCTGTTACCAAAGCATAACCCAACCATAACTGTGCTATTTGTTTTTGCTAAATTACCCCATCATTAAGAGGCAGATAATCTTGGTATTTATTTAGTTTATAAGTAGGATAGCAACAATTAACTTTAATTAAGAATTAAGAATTAAGAATAGGAAATATAATTTTGGCAGAAGTAGCTGACAAATCAAGTGGCTTGCCCTTCAAAGTCGCTTTTTTCAAGGGGAATTTACGGGAATCGTCAACGATTTTGGTTTTAGACAAAGATGTAATGTACACCGTAGCCGAAAAAGAGAGAGTTTTTATTTTCCCCCTTCCCGACACGGAAAGGGGGTTAAGGGGTTAGGATTTTCGCGGGCTTTTCCAGATGACATCAGAAGTCAGAGGGATTCAGTCAGCCCATTACCAACTCATTCGCTTATTTGTCGTCAATTGCAACTTGGGGGACTCCCATGCTGTAGTTGGTAACACGGGCAGAAAGATTGTAGCTGATTTCGCCGCCTTGCAGGAGCGATCGCAGATAATGCTCTAAGTCTGATCCCACACGGCGTAGGTTATAGTCTGTGAGGTCTGCCCCACTAGATGCTTCTACGAGTTCATCAAATTTTCGATAAACTTTTTGCAGCGCATCTTCATTCCAATTAAATTCGTTATCTGGGTCAATATCTAACGTTAGGACTTGTTGACTAGGAATCAGTTCGCCATCCCGGTCAATTTCACCTGCAAAAATGCGGACATGCCGGGTTGTGGACTTGAGCAGCATCGGGTTATCCATAAGAGGGTGTAAGATTTGGGTGGATTACACTGAAATTATTGTAAACGCTATATCTGAGCTTAGATGCTCTCAATTTACAAGCTTTGAACACAGTTTCAAAAGGGTATATTGAATGGGCATAAGTAAAAATATCACCTGTACTGATTTTCTTGCTACCTCTGTTATGAGTTGAAGATACAATTAGTTGCTAGTACTGACAGTAGTCAAAATATTTTTCTGTAAAAATTTTTGGGTTAAGTATTTTTTTTCGGTGTAATAATCTTACTTACTACCAAAAATTTTGCACCCATAAAGCCCAAAACCCGCTACTACAAAGCATTTCGTAGGAATAATTTGATCTGTGTACTTTTTTTTAGGAAGAACAAAATGTTTTTACATTAATAATTATGTTTATCAATTTCTCCTGATTTTTATATTGAAAAAAACGTACATATAGTAATTTTACTGAATCAGGCTACATCGACCTCTGGCTATAATAAATTCAAAAAAATTACGCGATTTTACTTACGTATAAACACCAAAATTAGAGTAACAAGTTCAACTGTTGTTGACGGCAACATAAAGTTGATGTAAAAACCTTTAAAAAGGTTGGGCAACTTCTTACAGAAACTTTATTGTGTAGAATCTTAAAAACTGAATAATAGTTATGGCTTACCATAAGCTACATCTGGCACAGAGACATCCGAATTTAGACAGGGAAAGTTTAGCTTGTAAATAAAACACAGGAGAGTGAAATGGAATACAAAGGTGATTGATGAAGAAAAATTCTTAATTCAAGCACTTTGGATTCAAAAGAGATATAAAGAATTTTTGCTGGACATCTACCTCCTTACCCTCATGACAACCAAGTAAAGGAATCTCAATAGTTATGAACTCCAAAGCATTACCACGCCAGATAAATAATCTCGAAGTAGGTGTTTATGAGTGCGAAATCCATCTCAAATTCCGGTTGATTGAGGAAAAGAGTCTATTGAGCGATCGCGAGCAGCTCTTACAGGTGCTACTTGATGCTTTAACTGAAGGTTCTGATGACTTTCTAGAGACGCTACAAGCGTCCGTTAAAGCGCAGGAAGTATCTGAGTTTAAAGCCTCACCTCAAATGCGACGTCAGCTAATGCGCTTGCGTAATGTTGCTGAAAATCCTCAAACTTAAAGGTGTAATTTAAGTAGTGAAAAATGTGAATTGGGCATCAAATCAAATGTTGATCTCATACCCCGTTGGCATAAAACTAAGCAGTAAGTAGAATTCATGAAATATTGTGATTTCTACTTTATAAATGTCTTATTTAGCAGCACAAAGTCCCAGGAACAGTTTCCGCTATTAAAAACTTTGTAGCAAAGGGTACTGGTAGAATCTGAGAGCAAATTCAGCCGGGTGCATTTTACCGAGTTTTTATCACAACATTGCCGGAAGAACAAAACCCTGTGTCTTTACAGATGGGGAATTGGACAGCAGGCGCGAATCAAATGAAAATCTAAAAGACCAAAGTAAAAATAAATAACCTTTCTTTTAGCTTTTGCTTTAGCTAAGTGCCTGATTTGCTGAAATACTTATGTTTTATCTATTACTTGTAATAGTTCATGGTTTAGCAGCCAGTTACCTATTACTAATTACCCAGGGTCATGGGAGCAGAGGCAATACGGTTTGGTTAACAAAGTTATCTGTTGAGGCGAGAAGGGGGAGCAGGGGGAGAAGAGAAGCAGGGGAAGATGAAATTGTTTAATAATTCTCTTTCCTCCCCTGCCTCCCCTGCACCCCCTGCCTCCCCTGCTTATCCGAACCGTATAGGGAGCAGAGGGGAAAGAGTAATATATTCTCCCCCTTGCCCCTCTGCCGCTTCTCAATTCCCAATAACTATTTAGCAAGACCGTGTTCTAGAGCAAAACGAACTAACTCTGTGCGGCTATTAGTGCCGGTTTTACTAAATAAACGACTGACGTATTTTTCTACATTGCGGACGCTGGTTTCTAAGCGACGGGCGATTTCTTTATTCATCAACCCTTCTGCGACCAAATTTAAAACACTTTGTTCTCTCGGTGTCAGATCAATTTTAAAAGGGGCTGGCGATTGGGAAATAGCATTTCTTTGAGTTAACAATGCTTTAATTTGGGCAATCTGATTGGCTAGTTCGGCAAGATCAGGGGTTTCAGCGTCATCTCCGGTACTTGCGGCCTTGGCGGCGCGGCGGGCGAGTAAATTTTCGACTATGGCCACTAACTCATCTGGATCAAAGGGTTTGGGTAAATAGGCATCAACACCAGCGTGATAACCTTGGATGCGATCGCCTGTCATACCTTTAGCAGTTAAAAATACTACCGGGAGTGCTTGGAAGCGGGGGTCTTCTCGTAGTTGCTTCAGGAATTGATAGCCATCCACTTGAGGCATCATCACATCGGAAATCACTAGGTCAGGTGTATTCAGTTGCATCCATTCCCAACCTTCAAGGGCGTTACTGGCGACTTGAACGCTGAAACCGCTCTCTTGCAGATAGTCTTTCACGGCTTCCCGTATCCCTGGTTCATCATCCACCAGTAACAATTGTGCTGACATTTAAAATTTCCTTAAGTTTACCTTTTTCCAATTTAGCGAAAGTTGACAGTCATTGAACAAAAGGGATAAAGGAAAAACAATTGCTTGTTAACGTTGGGCGATCGCTGGCCAAGTATTCAGAACAGATGCCTGTTTTAATATCCCACTGTTTAACTATCTTTTCATAGCCACTACTGAAGAGAGTTTTGCCATCAGGGGTAAAAGCGATCGCCATTTAATACTCATTAATCCACCTTTGATACTCATTAATCCACCTTTGATACTCATTAATCCACTTCAGATACTCATTAATCCACCTTTAATACTCATTAATCCACCTCAAAGACTGATTCACGGAGTTCAAAGACTCATTCATCTAGCTCAAAAGTCCCTGGTGAACAAGTCGCCCAAGACATAACTCGTCAACTAAAATATCTCCAACTTTCCCAGTCGATCAATCTACCATTGATCAAAGAACTATTAGATTGACAATAAGAGAATAAGAAATATAGCCAAAGCAGGTATGGGGCAATGGTGCGATTAAAACCGTGGCAGTGGGTCGTTTTAGCAATCCCGATCGCGTTTATCATTATTTTCTTACTGATATCCGCCGGTTCGCAAATTCATACGTGGGGCATTAGTTGGATTTGGGGTGTATTTACCCTTCTATTCGTGGGTTGGCGTTGGCTATTGGTCAAATGGACTCAACCAGCTGTTAACCAAGTTGAAGCTGTATTAGCCCAAGTCCGCGAAGAACTGGAATCGACGGCAGAAGATACAGTAGAGTTACCAGTGGGAAGTGATGCCACAAAGCTTGCAGAAATAGCACTTCAAGAAATTCTGCAAACAGCACAAAGCGATCGCCCCATTTGGGAAGATTGGCAAACTTTTTGGACGCGATGCCAGGATTTAGTTGTAGCGATCGCTCATATCTACAATCCGCAAATTCAATATCCCCTGCTGAATATCTACGTCCCCCAAGCTTACGGGCTGATTCGCGGAACAGTGGATGATATGGATCAGTGGATGCAAAAGTTATCTCCAATCCTCAATCAGGTGACAGTTGGACAAGCATACCAAGGATATGAAGTCTACCGAAAGTTGGAGCCATCGGCTCGGAAATTCTGGCGTGTTTGGAACTGGGCACAGTGGGTTTTAAATCCGGTGGCTGCGGTGGCAAAACAAGTCAGTCAGGGTTCTAGTAACCAGGCAACTCAGCAATTGTTGGGAAATTTAAGCCAGTTATTTCGAGAAGCTGCCCTGAGAAACTTATGTCAGCAAGCGATCGCTCTTTACGGACGTAGCACATTACCAGTTTCCGCAACCGTAGTCTCTACACCAACTCTACCCAAGGCAAAAACCCAAACCCTCCGCGAAATCTTAACTCAAGCTGAACCAGCCGAGGCGGTTGAGCAAAAACCCG encodes the following:
- a CDS encoding response regulator transcription factor, whose protein sequence is MSAQLLLVDDEPGIREAVKDYLQESGFSVQVASNALEGWEWMQLNTPDLVISDVMMPQVDGYQFLKQLREDPRFQALPVVFLTAKGMTGDRIQGYHAGVDAYLPKPFDPDELVAIVENLLARRAAKAASTGDDAETPDLAELANQIAQIKALLTQRNAISQSPAPFKIDLTPREQSVLNLVAEGLMNKEIARRLETSVRNVEKYVSRLFSKTGTNSRTELVRFALEHGLAK
- a CDS encoding Npun_R1517 family heterocyst differentiation transcriptional regulator yields the protein MNSKALPRQINNLEVGVYECEIHLKFRLIEEKSLLSDREQLLQVLLDALTEGSDDFLETLQASVKAQEVSEFKASPQMRRQLMRLRNVAENPQT
- a CDS encoding PP2C family serine/threonine-protein phosphatase — translated: MENDAAIYCPDENCQAPNPLTNKFCQQCSTPLPKNYLWAVVDSPSLGSPGEILADRYLVVDKFVLLDTKPGLLALTLELDNLQPLRAYLRLIPYRLHVPQVYGVLFLTDGPSHREVLLLEKPPILVNNTIQQVSLCSELTTAWRDATSMRQLNWLWQIAHLWQPLTSEGVASSLLDSYVLRVEGSLVRLLDLRFDDERSPELPQLGEFWQQLVHEAKPAITEFVNEVSRSLIQGEIHSTEQLIAVLDQGLAGLGRSQTPTIQIITKTDTGPSRQRNEDACSPPSGTLVSKPPQPTALAIVCDGIGGHEGGNVASNLAIETIQQQVQQLTKVPYDHIDPSLLLSDLEKAVAIANDKISQRNDGENRQGRQRMGTTLVMALPVAHEMYITHVGDSRAYWITRHGCYQVTLDDNVASREVRLGYAIYREAVQQSAAGSLVQALGMGPSNSLHPTSGRFMLDEDAVFLLTSDGLSDFDRVEEYWETEILPILRGEANIATVADRLIEIANTKNGHDNVTIALVHYQVQYWEPEITIKAVIPESYSAKSVNLASKATDATLLGSPNHKTQVIPDTEPVKARQLPLQWIVPLIFVVAAGSLGWYVRQLRSQSWRFPVFSNPLQTQNPIIEATPAPRSLANLSPGWVIKTNNEISLGNNQSLPRGTFLEVIEKKSNPNITSGDFLVSMRVCANKSTQTPANTNKPAVTTSVPPNSKVLPATEKTVLLDLSQLNRFGDVLQSDTANPCRTVTQPPVIEPPDTSPS
- the ndhM gene encoding NAD(P)H-quinone oxidoreductase subunit M → MDNPMLLKSTTRHVRIFAGEIDRDGELIPSQQVLTLDIDPDNEFNWNEDALQKVYRKFDELVEASSGADLTDYNLRRVGSDLEHYLRSLLQGGEISYNLSARVTNYSMGVPQVAIDDK